AATCCTCGCCCACCATGCGAATGGACGGGTACATCTGGAGATCGCGAACGGGCTTGAGCAGCACGTAGTTGGAAAGGAATTTCCCCCCTTCCTTGACAATGCCCGCGGAACGAGGCCGGACTGCGACGTTATCACTCCAGTTGTGGACCATGGTAAAAGTCAGGGAAGCGTTCTTTTCCACAAAAAACTCGGAGATTCCGAGGTGCGCACCCCCCTGGGTGCCGTGGGCCACGGAACAACCCGTGATGATATGCGCTTCGGCACCTTCCTCAATGATCACAATATTATGAACATTTTGGCCAACTTGCTCGGACTTGAGCATCAGACAGGACTGAATGGGCTGTTCGACCTTTGCCCCGGCCTTGACCCGGATAAAGTATCCGCCATGCAGATTTTCCGCTGCGGAACGGGTGTAGTCGTCCTTATCCTTATCAACCAAGGTCCAAAAATAATCCTTGAGTCCGTCGTACTTCTTCAAGGCGTCCTTGATGTCCATGATTTCCACGGCATCATTATGCGAACGGCAATGCACTGCGGAATGGTCCATCTGGAGATATGAGGCACTCCTGTTGCTCTCATCGGAAACCACACCGGCCATG
The sequence above is a segment of the Paucidesulfovibrio gracilis DSM 16080 genome. Coding sequences within it:
- a CDS encoding SufB/SufD family protein translates to MRDVDLKQFEFKGREHEAITGLDTLDKADQEQLLMAGVVSDESNRSASYLQMDHSAVHCRSHNDAVEIMDIKDALKKYDGLKDYFWTLVDKDKDDYTRSAAENLHGGYFIRVKAGAKVEQPIQSCLMLKSEQVGQNVHNIVIIEEGAEAHIITGCSVAHGTQGGAHLGISEFFVEKNASLTFTMVHNWSDNVAVRPRSAGIVKEGGKFLSNYVLLKPVRDLQMYPSIRMVGEDSVARFNSVIVAPEDSYLDMGNRVIMEAPNTRCEIIARTISTGGTIINRGHIGAHAVPAKGHLECQGLILGNGRIHAIPELDGSLEGVELSHEASVGKIAQEEIEYLMARGLDEDEATSTIVRGFLNTDIMGLPDVLTKAIDKQIEELQASGAM